TCCGCCCGTTCGCCGGGGAACGCTGGTGGGTGCTCGCTCTGCCGCTGGCGGCAGCGCTCGTGCTCGGCGCCGTGGGCTACGCCTTGCTGCCACGCCGGGACGTCGGCGTCGGGCTGGTCCCGCCCCGGCTCGGCCGTCCCGAGGCCGCCGATTCGCTGCGTTCGCCGTTCGCACTCGCCTGGCGGCTGCAACGGGGACCGCTGTTCGGCTGGCTGGTCGGTCTCGCGGTCGGCGGAGCCCTGTTCGGCTCCATCGCGAGCGGGATTTCCGGGCTGGTCGGCGGAACCGAGCAGACCAGGCAGATCTTCGCACGGCTCGGGGGCACGAACGGGCTCGTCGACGCCTTCCTCGCCACGATGGTGAGCCTGTTCGCGATGCTCGCCTCGCTCTACGGCGTGCAGGCGATCCTGCGGATGCGGGCCGAGGAAACGTCCATGCGGCTCGAACCCCTGCTCGCCACCCGGGTCGGCAGGCTGCGCTGGGCGGCGAGCCATCTGGTCTTCGCCTTCCTCGGCACGGCGTTGCTGGTCCTGGTCGGCGGGTTGCTGCTGGGTGTCGCGAACGGCCTGCGCTCCGGGGACGTCGCCCGCTCGGTCGGCGATCTGATCACCGGCGTGCTGGTGCAGGTGCCGGCGGCCTGGGTGGTGGTCGCGGTGTCCGCGCTGCTGTTCGGGCTGCTCCCGCGGGCGGCCGGCGCGGCCTGGGGCGTGGCGGCGCTGGCGCTGCTGATCAGCCTGTTCGGCCCGGTCGTGAACGCTCCGCAGGCCGTGCTGGACGTGTCGCCGTTCCAGCATCCGCCGAAGCTGCCCGGTCAGGTGTTCACCGGGCTGCCGCTGATTCTGCTGCTGGCGGTGGCCGTGCTCGCGCTCGGTGCGGGCATGGCCGGGTGGCGCCGCCGGGACGTCGGCTGACGGGTCAGCGCGCGTCCTGACGGAAACCGGTCGGGCACAACGACGTCGGCGACGCGGGCGGCGGCGTCGTGGTGTCCGGGACGGTCACCGTGGTGGTGCGGGTCTCGGCCGGGGGCTGGCTGGTGACGGTGATCGGCGGCGGCGCCTGGGCTGTCGTGGTCACCGTGACCGGCTTCGCCGGAGGGGACGTGGTGCTCGGCAGGAACGGCACCGATGTGACCCGGGGACCGTTCCCGGCCACCAGCACGGCCGCGAGCAGCAGCCCGGCGGCCAATCCGGCCAGCCCGGTAATCATCACGAATCCCCAGGTGGGAGCCGTATTCGACATCCCAGCACCTCCTCGCGCACCGCGGTTCGGTTACGAGGACCAGGTCGAATCGATCATAAGCTTCGTGACCGAACGTGCAACTTGAGTCCTGCAGAATCAAGTCAGGGCACAGTGCCCGCCTGAGCTGCGCGGACTGCTCGTGGCTAAGGCCGCAAGCCGTCCAGCACGACGCGCACCAGGTGCGGCCTGCCCGGCGCGTGCCGCTCGACCGCGAGCGCACCGACCATCAGCGCACGCAGGTCGTCACAGTTGATATCGGTGCGTACGAGGCCTGCTTTTTGCGCGCGCTCGAACAGAGTGCCGAAGTTCTTCCGGAACTGATCACCGGCCTCGCCCTCGTACGCGGGGCCGCTTGTCTCACCGAGCGCTTCGCAGATGGCGCGGTTACGCGACGCCTGCTCGATCACGCGCAAGAAGTAGCCGAAGAAGACTTCGCCGGGCGCTTCGGAGTCGATCAGCTCCTGCGCTTCGTTCGCGTACTGCTCCAGCCGCTCCACGACGACCGCTCGAAAGAGCGCTTCCTTACTGGGAAAATGGCGATACACGGTGCCTGCTCCGACACCGGCCAGCCGGGCGATGTCGTCGAGCGGCACGGCGACCCCGTCGACGGCGAACGCTTCTTCGGCGGCCGCCAGGACGCGAGCCCGATTCCGGCGCGCGTCCGCACGCAACACTCGCTCGGACATCGGCGACTTCCTTCCTGCACCAGCAAAACACCCCACTCCGCAGCAGCCGGAGCGGGTGCACCCTTCCCCTTCATACTCACCCGAGAGCACCATCCGGGGACCGTTCAGGGCGCGGACCAGATCTCCGTCAGCCGGTGAATCGCGTCTACTTTGGACAGACCGCGCACCTCGAGCTCGGATACGCCGTTGGCCAGCAGCTGGCTGACCACCGCCGCCGGGATCGCGGCCTCGTCCGGCACCACCGCGCCGCGAGCCGGACGGGCCTTGTGCCGGACACAGGCCCAGAAGACGGGCTCGGTCACCTCCAGCTGGTCGCGCAGCACGTGCGACCAGAGACTCTTCCCGTAGACCTGGCGATTCGGCGGATGCGAGATCCGGGTACGCAGGATGCGGCCGTCCGGCAAGGGCAGCTCGTAGGTGCAGTGATGACCGGTCCGGCGGCGGGCGTTGCGGACTTCCGTCCACTCCTCGATCAGGCAGAACGCCTGGTGGTCCTTGCGGGTGGGCTCGGGGAATCTGCCGCTCACGCCTGGAGCCAGTCCTTCAGCTGCGCGTCGGTGGACAGGTCGATGATCTGCACCAGACCCCAGTTGTCCCGGTGGTTGGGCGCATGCCGGAGGTGATCGGCCCAGTCCGCGGCGTACTCGCGCAGCGCGATGACCGTCTCGTCGAGCGCTTCGTCGAAGGTGGCGCCGTCCGCGGCGATCGGCAGCCCGGGCAGCAGCACGCTCCAGCCGTCGGCCTCCGCGACCGCCTGCGCCTTCGAGGGCCGCATCGCGGTCAGGAAGTAACGCAGCCGCTCGGCATCGACCATCACGGCACGCAGCTGCTCCCGCTGCACCGTCTTCGGAATACCTGCCTCCGCGGCGTCGAGCAGATCCTTGAAGTGCGTCCGCGCCTCCGCCATCGTCCCGTAATGCGCGTCAACCGGCATTGCTGCTCCCTTCCGGGTTCCCAATGTACATCATGTACATGTCGGTGTCACTGTGTTGCCGTCTGCGCCGGGGACGGGGCGAACAGGTGGCCTGCCGTGTCCAGCAGCCAGTCCCACACGCCGGGCGCCAGCAGCACTCCCAGCACCACGAACAGCGGGAAGACCAGCCGGGTCTCCACCTTCTTGCCGGTGCGCAGCCGCAGTGGCTTGGGCGGGCGGATCTCGTACCAGGTCTCGCCCGCGATGGGCAGGGGGAACAGGAACGGGCAGCCGGACTCGGTGAGCGAGTCGCCGAGGCAGTGCACGAAGCAGCCCGCGGCCACCGCCACGCCCAGCCAGCCCGAGATGTCCGCCAGCTGGGCCACCCGGTCGTCCGGTGCGGTGAAGTACCACCAGACGACCGCGCCGCCGTAGATCAGCAGGAGCCAGTCGCCGAGGGCGGCGACGGCGAGTAGCAGTCCCAGCAGCAGCACCGCGAGCACCGCCCACGGGCCGCCCGCCGAACAGCCCGCGGAGGTGGCCGCGCCGAGTACGGCGGCGAAGAGCACGGTGTGCGACAGGTGCCGGTGCGTACCGGTCACCTTCTCGTCGCGAGGGCCTTTGGTCAGCGCGTAAACCGCCGCCGAAAGCCGGCGCAGCAGCCAGGACAGTGCGCCGGTCACCCTGCCCAGCAGCCGGGACGCGCTGGCCCCGGGGTGATCGAGGTCGGGCAGCAGGGCGAACCCGGCCGTGGTGGCCGCGAAGACCACCGCCTGGTGCACTGCCCCGGCACCGGCCGCGGGCGCCAATGCGAGCCCCGCGCACCAGCCGGTCAGGGCGTGCGTGCGCCCCATCATCGTGGTCGTCCCCCAGGTCGCGTGCGGATTTTCGCCGGGCGCGACCGTACCGGGGGATCAGGGCCGCGGGTCCTCCGACACGCTCAGGTGCTCGGCCACGCCGGTGAGCTCGATCACCCGGCTCACCGCGGGGCTGGGCACCACCGCGAGCTCGACGTCCTGCTCACCGGCCTGACGCTGGGCGTGCAGCACCACGTTCAGCGCCGAGGAGTCGAAGAAGGTCACCCCGGTCAGGTCGGCCACCACGCGGCGGGAGTTCTCGTCCGCGATCAGCCCGGCGAGCGCTTCCTGCAGCTGCGGGCTGGTGAGCAGGTCGAGCTCACCGGTGACCACCACCCTCGGCTCGGCGGCCGCGGTGTCCAGCGTGATGCCGAATCCGGGCGGGGTGGCGTTCTGGTCGGCTGCGGGCATGCAGTTTCTCCTCGTCAGGCGCTGCTCCTGCGCCGGAGCGCCTGTGGTCTCGAGCGGCAACCGTGTCACGGCTGCAAAGGCATCCGGAAACCCAACCCTAACCCAGTGGGTGACTGCCACTGCGAAGGCACGGCCTCCCGCCGGTCGTCCACACCGGGGCACCCCGCACACGACGAACCCCGCGTACGGCTTCGTACGCGGGGAAAGCCGCCGGTACTCAGGCGGAGATCGCCTTGCGCTTGGCCGCCCGGCGCGCTCGCATGAACAGCTCACGCCGTTCGATCTCGCCGAGGCCGCCCCAGATGCCGTACGGCTCCTCCACCGCCATCGCGTGCCGGCGGCATTGCGCCAGCACCGGGCAGGTCTGACAGATCGCCTTGGCCCGCGACTCACGGCGCTCGCGGGCCGAGCCGCGTTCGTTGTCGGTGTGGAAGAACAGGCTGCTGTCCGCGCCGCGGCAGCTCCCGCGCAGCTGCCACTCCCATTCTTCGGCGACCACATTGGGCAACCGGCTCACGTCAGCCATCTCGTCCCCACCTTCCCCTGGATCGGGCACTCCGTTCGCTACATGCCCGCCGGTCGCAGCGATCAAACGCGGGTTTGGTTTGCTCACACCCCGGGCATCTGCAGACCGGGCACCACAGCACACGGCGCGGCCCGCCGGAGAGAGGACAGTACGTGGAGGAGAACGCCCCGCTCGAGCGCGCGGACGCCCAGCTCATCGAGGTGCGGACGGCGGCGATCCCGCACGTGGTGCCGACGCTGCGCACGATCGTGGCCGACATCGCCATGCGGCAGGATTTCGACCTGGACGCGGTCGAGGATCTCCGGATGGCCGTGGACGAGGCCTGCTCCATGCTGCTGCCCGCCGCCGCGGACGGGAAACTCACCTGCGTCTTCTCCTGGATCGAGGGACGAGTCGAGGTCACCGTGTCGGTGACCACCGACGAACCCGACCACGGCGAGGACACCGGGCTGTCCTGGCAGCTGCTCACCGCGCTGGCCACCTCGGCCCGGCGCACGGTGACCCCGGCGGGTGAGCGATATCTGTCCCGGGTGCAGCTGGTCCGGGAGAGCGAGACGGCCCGCTCGTGACCGACTCCGCCGGCGGCGAGCCCACCGACGTGGCGGCCCTGTTCCATGAGCTGAGCACCCTGCCCGCCGCGGCCACGCGCCGCGAGGAGATCCGCGACCAGCTGGTCCGCGGGCACCTCGAACTCGCCCGCAACCTGGCGCGCAAATTCCGCAACCGGGACGAGGCGATGGAAGATCTGGTGCAGATCGCCACGGTCGGCCTGATCCACGCGGTGGACCGGTACGACCCGGGCCAGGGCAGTGACTTCCTCGCCTTCGCGGTGCCCACGATCTCCGGCGAGCTGCGCCACCACTTCCGGGACAACAGCTGGTCGGTCCGCGTGCCGCGGCGGCTCAAGGAGCTGAACGCGACGATCTCGGCGGCGCGCGAGGAGCTCACCGTCCGGCTGTCGCGCGCACCCCGGCCGAGCGAGATCGCCCAGCACCTCGACGTGCCGGTCGAGGATGTCTACGAAGGACTGCGGGCCGGTCAGGGCCGTTACGGCGCTTCGCTGGACAACCTGCTGGAGAACTCCGCGCACACCCGGTTCGGCGCACCGGACGCGAACCTCGGGCAGGCGGAGCTGCGCGAGGCGCTGCGGCCGATGCTGGACAGCCTGCCCGAGCGGGAGCGGAAGATCGTCGCGCTGCGGTTCGGCTCCGGGATGAGCCAGTCGGACATCGCGCGCCGCGTCGGGGTCTCCCAGATGCAGGTGTCCCGGTTGCTGGCCGCGACCTTGGCGAAGCTGCGTACCGGGCTGTCCGAGACCGACCTCACCGAGGGCACTTGATTCGGCCGGGTCGCGGTTGGGTAAACACCACAGAGCAAGTGACCGAAGAGGCTTGGGAGGTGGATGCCATGACGACGTCGCAGATGCCGGCGAGGCGCGCCACGGCACCGGCGCCGGATCCGCTGCGGGTGGTCCTCCCGGCCGACGTCACCGCTCCCGCGGTCGCCCGGCGGCGCATCCAGGCCGCGCTGGCCTCGATCGACTTGCCCGGGACCCTGCGGGACGACGTGCTGCTGGCGACCTCCGAACTGGTCACCAACGCCGTCGAGCACGGCGAACGGCCGGAGCGGCTGGAGCTGATGCTGACCACCGAGGAACTGGTGGTATCGGTGTTCGACCGGGGGGCGAAGATCCCGGAGCTGCAGGCACCCGCTTCCCCGGCTGCTGCGCGCAGCCGAGGGCTGCAGCTGGTGCACGCGCTGTCCATACGGTGGGGCTACAACCCGGCCGAAGGCGGCAAGTGCGTCTGGGCCGCCTTCGCGCTCTGACGCGGTCTGCGGCGGTTTTAGGATCGGGCGCCATGGAGACTCGCGAGGTCGCCCGCCTGGGCCGCACAGTGTCGGCCGTCGGGCTCGGCTGCTGGCAGCTCGGTGCCGACTGGGGCACCGTGGACGAAGCCGACGCGATGGGTGTGTTGCACGCGGCCGCCGACGAAGGCGTGACGTTCTTCGACACCGCTGACGTTTACGGCGACGGGCGAAGCGAGACGCTAGTCGGCCGGTTCTGTAAGGAGCGCGAAGACATCTTCGTGGCGACAAAGATGGGCCGCCGGGCTGCGCAGGTGCCAGAGAACTACGTCGCAGCCAACTTCGCCGAGTGGAACGACCGCTCCCGGAGAAACCTCGGTATGGACACCTTGGACCTCGTCCAGCTGCACTGCCCGCCGACGCCGGTGTACGCGTCCGACGCGGTGTACGACGCTCTCGACGGCCTCGTCGCGCAGAGCCGGATCAATGCGTACGGAGTGAGCGTCGAAACCTGCGAAGAAGCCCTTACTGCGCTTCGCAGGCCGAATGTGGCCTCGGTGCAGATCATCCTCAACTGCCTGCGGCTCAAGCCGCTGGAGCAAGTCCTGCCCGCAGCGGCCGAAGCCGGCGTCGGGGTCATCGTGCGTGTGCCGCTCGCTTCGGGGCTGCTGGCCGGCCGGTACGCAAAGGACACCACCTTCGGCAGCGACGATCACCGCAGCTTCAACAGGCACGGCGAAGCGTTCGACGTCGGCGAGACTTTCGCCGGCGTGCCGTTCGAAGTCGGGTTGGAAGCCGTGGAGCGGCTACGCGATCTCGTGCCCGAAGGACAGACGCTCGCCCAGTTCGCACTGCGTTGGATCCTCGATCAGGAAGGCGTCAGCGTGGCAATCCCGGGCGCGCGCAACGCTAATCAGGCACGCGCGAACGCCGTCGCAGGCAGGCTGCCGTCGCTGTCTGCTGAAGCTGTCACCGGCGTACGCGACACGTACGACGAGCTGATCCGGCCGCTCGTGCACAGCAACTGGTGACCGCTACCCCTGCGACAGGTAGCTGACCAACCGCTCCGCCACCTCGTTCGGGCGGCTCAGCAGCGCGACGTGCGATCCGTCCAGCTCGTCGGCGACGATCCCCAACCGTTCGCGCGCAACGCGACGCTGCAGGTCGGCGGAGAAGAATCGGTCGTCTCGAAACACCAGCGCACGCGTAGGGACGTCAGGCAGTGCAGCGCCCGGCCACGGCTCGGCGTACTCGGCGCTCGCCTGCTCCCTGCCGCGTCGAGCGCCCTCCTCGACCAGCTCGGCAGGTACGTCGTGCTGGAACTGCTCCACCGGCGAGAGTCCTTCCGGCGAGGAGAATCCGACGTTGCCCCACCAGTCGCGCGGTGGCTCGCCCGGCGCGGGGACCATGCCGGCCACGAAAACCAGCAGCCGCGCTCCGATCCGCTCGGCGACCAGCGGCGCGGTGAACCCGCCGTAGGAATGCCCGACGACCACGACGTCCTGCGCGGCGCCGAGCGCGGCGACGACGGTGTCCGTGAAATCGCGCAGGGTCGCTTGCCGATCTTCGATGGGCAGGTCCGGGGTCACGGCCTCGTGCCCCAGCTCGCGCAGCCGCGCGGCCACGAGGTGCCAGTCCCACCCGCTCCCGCCGCCGCCATGGATCAGTGCGAAAGTCGCCATGGCACCCGAGGTTAGCTCGGGCACCGCCGCAGCATGTCCGACAGCGCGGACTTCTCGCCGGTGGTGACGGTCAGCCCGTAGTAGTGCTTCACCGTGATCCAGTCCGTCGCATAGGTGCACCAGAACGACACCAGCGGCGGCTTCCACTCGTCGGGCGCCTTGTCGCTCTTCTGCCGGTTCACGCGGCCGGTCACGGCGAACAGCTGCGGGCGCGTCAGATCGTTGGCGAACTGCTCGCGCTTGTCCTGCGGCCATTCCCGGGCACCGCTCGCCCATGCCTGGCCGAGCGGAACCATGTGGTCGATGTCCAGGTCACCCGCCTTAGTCCAGGTCTCCCCGTCGTAGAGGCTGTGCCAGGTGCCCGCGGTCGGGTTGCAGTCCTTGCCCGCCTTGACGTCCTCGCCGTCGCGCTGGAGCACCGTCTCGCGGGTGTCGCAGTTGTGCCCCTGGCTGTCCCAGTGCGGAAACTTCGCCCGCGAGTAGCCGCTCATCGAGGTGCGCTCGGCGACTTTCAGCTCGGACAGCTGTTTCCCGGCGTCGCCGGACGGCGCGGGCTCGGCGTCCACCTGCCGGTTCGAGTACCACCAGAAGCCGCCGGCGGCGATGAGGAGAACGACGACGAGCGGCACGATCCGCCGGGCGGAGATGGTCCTGGACACAACGCGGCAGTATGCCGCCGCCGTGGCCGCCACCCCGCCGGACACGCGGCCGTCTCGGACGTGGCCTCGGCCACCATCTGTTGCCGGTCAACGAAAAGCCTCGGCACGGAGGAGATCGGCAACGGCTGTCACGCCAGCGCGTCCAGCTGCGATTACGTGGTGGGGGCCCGGCCGAAGGGAGGGTGGCCGATGACCGGTCGGCTGCGGAAGTGGCACGCGCGTATCGACGGCTACCTACGGCGGAAGGCGGCCGAAGGGGGCAACGTGGTGGCCATGGCCAGGGTCGCCGCCGCGCTCCGGGAACGCGGGGACATCGCCGGGGCCGAGGACTGGTATCGACGGGCGGCCACGGGCGGCAACCCGGTCGCGATGACCGCGCTGGCCCGGCTGCTGGCCGGACGCGGCGCCGGTGACGAGGCTGCGCGCTGGTACCGGGAGGCGGCGCAGGCCGGTGATCCACAAGGGATGCTCGAACTGGGACGGACCTGCGAACGCCAGGGCCGGATCGCGGACGCCGAGCGCTGGTTCCGCGACGCTGCCGTGGGCGGCGCGCCGGGAGCGGCCGGGGCGCTCGGCCATCTGCTCGTCGAGCTCGGCCGCGGCAGCGAGGCGGAACGCTGGTGCCGGAGCGCGGCGCGGGACGGCGGCCCGGTCGCGATGCTCGACCTCGGCATGGTGCTGGCCGAACGCGACGAACACGCCGAGGCGCAGATGTGGTGGCGCGCCGCGCTGGATTCCGGCGAACTCGCCGCGACCTGCCTGCTCGGCAGACAGGCGGAGCGTGGCGGCCGGATTCGCGACGCCGAATCGTGGTACCGCCGCGGCGCCGAGGCCGGGTACGTCGAAGCGAAGGTCCGGCTGGGTCTCTTGCTGCACCGCCGTGGTCAGCTCGACTCGGCGGAAGCCTGGTACCTGGAGGCCGCCGAAGCGGGCGACCCGGCGGCGATGACCAACCTCGGCGTACTCGCCCGCGGCCGCGACGACGACGGCGAGGCCGCCGCGTGGTACCGCAAGGCCGCCGAGCACGGCAGTGTCCCGGCGCTCACGAACCTCGGCCATCTCGCCGAGGCCCGCGAAGACTTCGCGCGCGCCGAACACTACTTCCGGCTGGCCGCGGAAACCGGTGACCAGCAAGGAATGTTGAGTCTCGCCCGGATGCTGCAGGCCCGCGGGGTGGTCGCGGAGGCACAGGACTGGCGCCAGCGCGCGGAGGACCCCGGCTGAGCTCGATTTCGGGGTCTTCCCCCGGGGCACAGCGGGTTTCCCGGATGTCCCGCGGAGTTCCGGCAGTTGATCTCGATCGGGTGTTCCGACGCGTCCTGCTGGGCGGATCAGCCCTTGCCGCCGTGCTTCTCGCGCCGTGGACGATCTATCTCGCCCAGCGTTTCGACGCCACAAACTGGCGCGTTGCGGGGTCGGCTTCGATGTGGCGCTGCTGCTGTGTTTCGCCACCGCAGTCGTACTCGGCGTACGTCGCAGCACCGCCACCGTACCGCTACTCGCCGCGACCGCCGCCTTGCTCTGTTGCGACGCGTGGTTCGACGCCGTGCTCGACTGGCACGGTCCGGGCCTGGCCATGGCTGTGTGCGCTGAACTGCCCATCGCGGCTTTCCTGTCGCTGCGCGCACGCACCCTGCTGTCCGGCGACCTGCAGCGGCGCCCGCTCACCATGCGGGACACGCCGTGCACGCGAATCCAGTCCACCAACGGCTCTTACGCCTCGCACCGGGCACCATCGAGGAGGTCCGCCGCGCTGGCCGACCCTGCCGTCGACGTACCCGCCGCGCTCTACGCACTGACCGAGGCCGGTTACCTACGCCGCGCCCGCGACGGCCGCTGGCACTCGGTCGCCCACGAAACGGCGCCGGCCGAGTTCGACGAACAGGACCGAGCCACCGTCTCGTCCTATCTGGATGCGAAGTACGACCGTGAGCTGCGCATGTTCTCCTGGGCCGCGAAGCACCGTGAGGCGTTCGGGCCATGGGCGGCCGCCCTCACCGCCGAGGACCGCTTTCGACAAGGAGTACGACGAGCTGGTGCTCCGTTACGCCCTTCGGCATCCGCGGCTGGCCCCCGGCCTCGCGAGGTCGCGCTGCGGTTCTCCGTGTTTCCGTCGCCGGAGCCGGCGGATCTCCGCGAGGCCTGAGCGGGCGTCTTTCAAACTTTCGGAAACCGGCTACCGTCGACCTGTCGAAACCCACCCGCGCCGTTCGACGCAGTGGTGAAGCGGGGTCACGACCGTGGCCCCCGCGACCTGGAGGCGATGACGATGCGATTCATGGTGATGGTCAAGGCGACGGCCGACTCCGAAGCGGGCGCGATGCCGAGCACCGAGATGCTGGAAGAGATGAGCCGGTACAACGAGCAGCTGGTCAAGGCCGGTGTCCTGCTCGCCGCCGACGGCCTGCACCCGAGCTCGAAGGGCGCGCGCGTCCGGTTCGAGGGCGGCGAGCGCACCGTCCTGGACGGCCCGTTCACCGAGACCAAGGAACTGGTGGCCGGCTTCTGGATCATGGAAGTAGGCTCGTGGGACGAGATCGTCGAGTGGGTGAAGCGCTGCCCCAACCCGATGCCCGAGCAGACCGGCGAGATCGAAATCCGGCAGATCTTCGAGGTCGAGGATTTCGGTGACCTCGCGACCCCGGAGGTCCGCGCCATCGCCGACGGCGTAGGCGAGCTGCGCCGACCGAACCCCGCGTAGCCGCGCCGGTACCCGGAAAGGCTGTGAAGGGGTCCTTCACGGACTCAGAGTCCGTGAAGGACCCCTTCACAGCCCTGCAACACGGTGTCGTGCCAGGGTTTCCGGACGGCACCGGTGATGTCCGACATCACGTGCTTGAGCTGGGTGTAGTCGTCGAGCGCGTAGGCGGACATGTCCTTTCCGTAGCCGGAGCCTTTCATTCCGCCGTGCGGCATCTCCGAGATGATCGGGATGTGGTCGTTGATCCAGACAGTGCCGGCCTTGATCAGCCGCGAAGCGTTCTGCGCGCGAAAGACGTCGCGGGTCCAAGCAGACGCTGCAAGGCCGAAACGGACGTCGTTGGCGAAGCGGATCGCTTCGGTGTCGTCATCGAAGGGCAGTGCGGTCAGGACCGGGCCGAAGACTTCCTCCTGCACGATCTCGCTGCGCTGGTCGGCATCGACGATCAAGGTGGGCGCGTAATAGGCGCCTCGGGACAGTTCGCCCCCAGGCGCCCCGCCACCGACGACGATCCGCGCGCCATCGTTCCGGGCACGTTCGACCATGGCTGCGACACGGTCGCGCTGTCGCCACGACACCAGCGGGCCCTGGTGGGTGTCCTCGTCGCTGGTGTCACCGAGGCGGACCTGGCTCATCAGGGCCGCCACACCGTCGACGAATTCGGTGAACAGTGACCGGTGAACGTACGCGCGCGTTGCCGCGGTGCAGTCCTGGCCGCTGTTGATCAGAGCTGCGGCAACGGCTCCTCGGAT
This Amycolatopsis sulphurea DNA region includes the following protein-coding sequences:
- a CDS encoding tetratricopeptide repeat protein produces the protein MTGRLRKWHARIDGYLRRKAAEGGNVVAMARVAAALRERGDIAGAEDWYRRAATGGNPVAMTALARLLAGRGAGDEAARWYREAAQAGDPQGMLELGRTCERQGRIADAERWFRDAAVGGAPGAAGALGHLLVELGRGSEAERWCRSAARDGGPVAMLDLGMVLAERDEHAEAQMWWRAALDSGELAATCLLGRQAERGGRIRDAESWYRRGAEAGYVEAKVRLGLLLHRRGQLDSAEAWYLEAAEAGDPAAMTNLGVLARGRDDDGEAAAWYRKAAEHGSVPALTNLGHLAEAREDFARAEHYFRLAAETGDQQGMLSLARMLQARGVVAEAQDWRQRAEDPG
- a CDS encoding YciI family protein, producing MRFMVMVKATADSEAGAMPSTEMLEEMSRYNEQLVKAGVLLAADGLHPSSKGARVRFEGGERTVLDGPFTETKELVAGFWIMEVGSWDEIVEWVKRCPNPMPEQTGEIEIRQIFEVEDFGDLATPEVRAIADGVGELRRPNPA